In the Akkermansiaceae bacterium genome, one interval contains:
- the hmpA gene encoding NO-inducible flavohemoprotein: MNATNEPSLSEEVIRIVKSTAPVLQEHGETLTRHFYQRMFRENPEVAPLFNAKNQHGGTQQRALAGAICAFAANVDRLEVLGAAVEGIAQKHAGLGIKPEHYPIVGSNLLASIQEVLGIPEDHEVVRAWGEAYGFLAHILIGRERSIYDEQESAPNGWSGFRKFVIHRKKAESTVITSFHLRPVDGGGVPPYKPGQYLTVRVPDGNGATTMRNYSLSGAPREHGFRISVKAEESGHVSGYLHGSPEGTELEIGPPCGEFFLDPEVRNSKPLVLLSAGVGITPVLAMLESVVKSQPERRVVFIHGALNGRTHAFGQDVRELASAHANVSTHFRYSDPQAGDDGHDSVGFIDAELIESLIPEKDCEFYFCGPKPFMVGIYQQLLEWGVPGSQVHFEFFGPKEALAGG, translated from the coding sequence ATGAATGCCACCAACGAACCCAGCCTGAGCGAAGAGGTCATCCGCATCGTGAAAAGCACCGCGCCGGTGCTCCAGGAGCATGGCGAAACACTGACGCGCCATTTCTACCAGCGGATGTTCCGGGAGAACCCGGAGGTCGCCCCGCTGTTCAATGCGAAGAACCAGCACGGCGGCACCCAGCAGCGCGCGCTGGCGGGGGCGATCTGTGCTTTCGCCGCGAACGTGGACCGGCTGGAGGTGCTGGGCGCGGCGGTGGAGGGCATCGCCCAGAAACACGCCGGCCTGGGCATCAAGCCGGAGCACTACCCCATCGTCGGCTCGAACCTTCTGGCATCCATCCAGGAGGTGCTCGGCATTCCGGAGGACCATGAGGTGGTCCGCGCCTGGGGAGAGGCCTACGGATTTCTCGCCCACATCCTCATCGGCCGCGAACGCTCGATCTATGATGAACAGGAAAGTGCGCCGAACGGCTGGAGCGGTTTCCGCAAGTTTGTGATCCATCGGAAGAAGGCCGAAAGCACGGTCATCACCTCGTTCCATCTGCGCCCGGTCGATGGCGGCGGAGTCCCACCTTACAAACCCGGCCAATACCTGACCGTCCGCGTGCCGGATGGCAACGGAGCCACCACCATGAGGAACTACAGCCTTTCCGGCGCGCCGCGGGAGCACGGGTTCCGCATCAGCGTGAAGGCGGAGGAGAGCGGCCATGTCTCCGGATACCTCCATGGATCGCCGGAGGGGACGGAGCTGGAGATCGGCCCGCCATGCGGGGAGTTCTTCCTCGATCCGGAGGTGAGGAATTCCAAGCCGCTGGTCCTGCTGTCCGCGGGTGTCGGCATCACCCCCGTGCTGGCCATGCTGGAGTCGGTGGTGAAATCACAGCCGGAACGGCGGGTGGTTTTCATCCACGGGGCGTTGAACGGCCGGACCCATGCCTTCGGACAGGATGTGCGTGAGCTGGCGTCAGCCCATGCGAACGTCTCCACCCACTTCCGCTACAGCGATCCGCAAGCCGGCGATGATGGTCATGACAGCGTGGGCTTCATCGATGCGGAACTGATCGAAAGCCTCATCCCGGAAAAGGACTGCGAGTTCTATTTCTGCGGGCCGAAGCCCTTCATGGTCGGCATCTACCAACAACTCCTGGAGTGGGGCGTGCCCGGCTCGCAGGTGCACTTCGAGTTCTTCGGCCCGAAGGAAGCGCTGGCCGGTGGGTAG
- the prfA gene encoding peptide chain release factor 1, translating into MDYSAVISKRRQRFAGLEEAIGDPNLFDNPKRATEILREHRNLKASLDLWEKLEDTRRQLADNEDLAKSGDPDFAGMAAEEIPAQQQLITQLTEELQYALLPADPTEDRDALIEIRAGAGGDEASLFAAELMRMYQRYADGRGWKSEHLESSPSEVGGFKEVILKITGEQVFRYLKYESGVHRVQRVPATETQGRVHTSTVTVAVLPEAEEVDVELKQEDLRIEVCRAGGAGGQHVNRTESAVQVFHLPTGIYVRCEDGRSQIKNKEMALQILRSKLYEQKLREQQEAYSSHRRSLIGSGDRSEKIRTYNFPQSRITDHRIGHTSHNLTGVIAGDLSEFTNELQKAEMADRLAEAGL; encoded by the coding sequence ATGGATTACTCCGCCGTCATTTCCAAACGCCGCCAACGCTTCGCCGGACTCGAGGAAGCCATCGGCGACCCGAACCTGTTCGACAACCCGAAGCGGGCGACGGAGATCCTGCGGGAACACCGGAACCTCAAGGCATCGCTCGACCTGTGGGAGAAGCTGGAGGACACCAGGCGGCAGCTCGCGGACAACGAGGATCTCGCGAAGTCCGGTGACCCCGACTTCGCCGGGATGGCCGCCGAGGAGATCCCCGCGCAGCAGCAGCTCATCACACAGCTCACGGAGGAACTCCAGTATGCCCTGCTGCCCGCGGATCCTACGGAGGACCGCGACGCGCTGATCGAGATCCGCGCCGGAGCCGGTGGGGATGAGGCATCACTCTTCGCCGCCGAACTGATGCGGATGTACCAGCGCTATGCCGACGGGCGGGGCTGGAAATCGGAGCATCTGGAAAGCAGTCCATCCGAGGTTGGCGGCTTCAAGGAAGTGATCCTGAAAATCACCGGCGAGCAGGTTTTCCGCTACTTGAAATACGAATCCGGCGTCCACCGCGTGCAGCGCGTGCCCGCCACGGAAACACAGGGCCGCGTGCATACGTCCACCGTCACCGTCGCCGTGCTACCGGAGGCGGAGGAAGTCGATGTGGAGCTGAAGCAGGAGGATCTCCGGATCGAGGTCTGCCGCGCGGGTGGCGCGGGCGGACAGCACGTGAACCGGACGGAGTCCGCCGTGCAGGTATTCCACCTCCCCACCGGCATCTATGTCCGCTGCGAGGACGGCCGCTCCCAGATCAAGAACAAGGAGATGGCGCTGCAGATCCTCCGCTCGAAACTCTACGAACAGAAGCTGCGCGAGCAGCAGGAGGCGTATTCCTCCCACCGTCGCTCGCTCATCGGCTCCGGCGACCGCTCGGAGAAGATCCGCACCTACAACTTTCCGCAGAGCCGGATCACGGACCACCGCATCGGCCACACCTCGCACAACCTGACGGGTGTGATCGCCGGGGATCTCAGCGAGTTCACCAACGAACTGCAGAAGGCGGAGATGGCGGATCGTCTGGCGGAAGCGGGGCTTTAA
- a CDS encoding HD domain-containing protein yields the protein MLETVIPFIVECEKLKSVLRRTKVVGTDRRENSAEHSWSLALLAMGLFPHMPASLDQLRVLKMVILHDIVEIDAGDTFCYAARLDKAECEQAAADRIFALLPPELCREFMDIWHEFEAGETPEAAFANALDRLLPLIQNLNNNGQSWREHGVTWKQVHERNVVIAKSSPTLWQEVEAMLLEAAGKGVLPQGGTL from the coding sequence ATGCTGGAAACCGTCATCCCGTTCATCGTCGAGTGTGAGAAACTGAAATCCGTGCTCCGCCGCACGAAGGTGGTCGGCACGGACCGGAGGGAAAATTCCGCCGAACACAGTTGGAGCCTCGCGCTGTTGGCGATGGGGCTTTTCCCCCACATGCCCGCCTCGCTGGACCAGCTCCGGGTGCTGAAGATGGTCATCCTCCATGACATCGTGGAGATCGATGCCGGGGACACGTTCTGCTATGCCGCCCGACTGGACAAGGCGGAGTGCGAGCAGGCCGCGGCGGACCGCATCTTCGCCCTGCTACCTCCGGAACTTTGCCGTGAGTTCATGGACATCTGGCATGAGTTCGAGGCGGGGGAAACGCCCGAGGCCGCCTTTGCCAATGCCCTGGATCGCCTGCTGCCGCTCATCCAGAACCTCAACAACAACGGCCAGAGCTGGCGGGAGCACGGCGTCACTTGGAAGCAAGTGCACGAGCGCAATGTGGTGATAGCGAAAAGCTCGCCCACCCTCTGGCAGGAGGTGGAAGCCATGCTGCTGGAGGCCGCCGGAAAAGGTGTCCTCCCGCAGGGCGGGACGCTGTGA